One stretch of Pseudostreptobacillus hongkongensis DNA includes these proteins:
- the rplC gene encoding 50S ribosomal protein L3, whose product MILGKKIGMTQIFENEKLIPVTVIEAGPNFVVQTKTVDKEGYTSVTLAYDEKREKLVNKPEMGVFKKAGITAKKFLKEFRVESVEGFELGQEFKVDVLEGIEFVDIQGISKGKGTAGVMKRHNFGGNRATHGVSRNHRLGGSNAGGAASNSNVPKGKRMAGRLGNENVTVQNLKVVKFDVENNLLVVKGAVPGPKNGYLVIKKSVKKY is encoded by the coding sequence ATGATATTAGGAAAGAAAATCGGAATGACACAAATTTTTGAAAACGAAAAATTAATTCCAGTAACAGTTATTGAAGCTGGTCCAAACTTCGTTGTTCAAACAAAAACAGTAGATAAAGAAGGATATACTTCAGTAACATTAGCTTACGATGAAAAAAGAGAAAAATTAGTTAATAAACCAGAAATGGGAGTTTTCAAAAAAGCCGGAATCACTGCTAAAAAATTCTTAAAAGAATTCAGAGTAGAATCTGTTGAAGGATTTGAATTAGGACAAGAATTTAAAGTAGACGTATTAGAAGGAATTGAATTTGTTGATATTCAAGGAATCTCAAAAGGTAAAGGGACTGCAGGTGTTATGAAGAGACATAACTTCGGTGGAAACAGAGCTACTCACGGGGTTTCAAGAAACCACAGACTTGGAGGGTCAAATGCAGGGGGAGCTGCTTCAAACTCTAACGTACCTAAAGGTAAAAGAATGGCTGGAAGATTAGGTAACGAAAATGTTACTGTTCAAAATCTTAAAGTTGTTAAGTTTGATGTAGAAAACAACTTATTAGTTGTTAAAGGTGCAGTACCAGG